One Chloroflexota bacterium DNA window includes the following coding sequences:
- a CDS encoding ABC transporter ATP-binding protein, which yields MSVAEIADIPRRVGRHGDRLLEVRGLQTSFHTRDGVVRAVTGVDFHVDRGEILGLVGESGCGKTVTALSILGLIAAPGRIEAGQIVFDNQDLLTIAPNQLRKLRGERISMIFQQPQSSLNPVYDVGRQIAEVLEIHKGMKTKTARTRAGELLRMVGIPDPERRLEAYPHSLSGGMAQRVMIAMALACEPELLIADEPTTALDVTIQAQILDLMRALQADTGTAIILITHDLGVVAEMCDRVAVMYAGEIVEQADTATLFFDPKHPYTRGLIGSVPTLGDVRDELMTIPGSVPNLIDLPAACRFAPRCVPRVAQQVAHSETEHPELRPVGGAAAGHDVRCWIYHHLDGAQIEGARVL from the coding sequence ATGAGCGTGGCCGAGATCGCGGACATCCCGCGACGGGTCGGTCGCCACGGCGATCGCCTGCTCGAGGTTCGCGGGCTCCAGACCTCGTTCCATACCCGCGACGGCGTGGTGCGGGCGGTGACGGGGGTCGACTTCCACGTCGATCGCGGCGAGATCCTGGGACTGGTCGGCGAGTCCGGCTGCGGCAAGACCGTCACCGCGCTCTCGATTCTGGGCCTCATTGCGGCCCCGGGGCGGATCGAGGCCGGCCAGATCGTGTTTGACAACCAGGACCTGTTGACCATCGCCCCGAACCAGTTGCGGAAGCTGCGCGGTGAGCGGATCAGCATGATCTTCCAGCAGCCGCAGAGCAGCCTGAACCCGGTCTACGACGTGGGTCGCCAGATCGCCGAGGTGCTCGAGATCCACAAGGGGATGAAGACCAAGACCGCCCGCACGCGGGCCGGCGAGCTGCTGCGCATGGTCGGGATCCCGGACCCCGAGCGACGACTGGAGGCCTACCCCCATTCGCTGTCGGGTGGCATGGCCCAACGGGTCATGATCGCCATGGCGCTGGCCTGCGAGCCGGAGCTGCTGATCGCAGACGAGCCCACCACGGCCCTGGACGTGACGATCCAGGCTCAGATCCTGGACCTCATGCGCGCGCTCCAGGCCGATACCGGTACGGCCATCATCCTCATCACCCACGACCTGGGAGTGGTGGCGGAAATGTGCGACCGGGTGGCGGTCATGTACGCCGGGGAGATCGTCGAGCAGGCCGACACCGCCACCCTGTTCTTCGATCCCAAGCATCCCTATACGCGGGGTCTCATTGGCTCGGTCCCCACCCTGGGCGACGTGCGTGACGAGCTGATGACCATCCCGGGCTCGGTCCCGAACCTGATCGACCTCCCGGCCGCATGCCGCTTCGCTCCCCGCTGCGTGCCACGGGTGGCACAGCAGGTCGCGCACAGCGAAACCGAGCATCCGGAGCTGCGCCCGGTCGGTGGCGCGGCCGCGGGACATGACGTGCGGTGCTGGATCTACCACCACCTTGACGGCGCCCAGATCGAGGGGGCGCGCGTCCTGTGA
- a CDS encoding ABC transporter permease has product MKSPDPVPVALDSLGEQAVATLSVAEAEALTARPGNLWRDTVQSILRQRSAQVGLILLTLLVGTAALAPLIAPYNPDAAVGIEQGLTTEQKGPCVHLLGCPEARPEHYFGVDRNGRDVFSRVVFGARVSLYVGVLTVGFAIVIGSVIGALAAFLGGGVDNVLMRIMDVFLVFPALVLAIAIVTVLGAGLINAQIAIGVVAIPVYARVMRASVLSVRERDFVTASRALGESGRGILFRRIFPNALTPLIVAGTLGIAGAILEVAALSFLGLGAQPPLAEWGSMIALDRNQLFNAPWLILAPGMALTISVLGFNLFGDGLRDALDPRLNR; this is encoded by the coding sequence ATGAAATCGCCTGATCCGGTCCCGGTCGCCCTGGACTCGCTTGGCGAGCAGGCCGTTGCGACCCTGTCTGTCGCGGAAGCTGAGGCCCTCACCGCGCGGCCCGGCAACCTGTGGCGGGACACGGTGCAGAGCATCCTCCGCCAGCGTTCGGCCCAGGTCGGACTGATCCTGCTCACCCTGCTGGTCGGGACTGCCGCCCTGGCGCCGCTCATCGCGCCGTACAACCCCGATGCGGCGGTTGGGATCGAGCAGGGGTTGACCACCGAGCAGAAAGGCCCGTGCGTCCACCTCCTCGGCTGTCCCGAAGCTCGACCCGAGCACTACTTCGGGGTCGACCGCAACGGGCGCGACGTCTTCAGCCGAGTCGTGTTCGGGGCCCGCGTATCGCTGTACGTGGGCGTGCTGACGGTCGGCTTCGCGATCGTCATCGGTTCGGTCATCGGGGCCCTGGCGGCCTTCCTGGGCGGCGGCGTGGACAACGTCCTGATGCGGATCATGGACGTGTTCCTCGTCTTCCCTGCCCTCGTGCTGGCCATCGCCATCGTCACGGTCCTGGGAGCCGGCCTGATCAATGCCCAGATCGCCATCGGGGTGGTGGCCATCCCGGTCTATGCACGCGTCATGCGCGCCTCGGTCCTGTCGGTCCGGGAGCGCGATTTCGTCACCGCCTCGCGCGCCCTGGGCGAGTCGGGGCGCGGGATCCTGTTCCGGCGCATCTTCCCGAACGCGTTGACGCCGCTGATCGTGGCCGGCACGCTGGGAATCGCCGGCGCCATCCTGGAGGTGGCCGCCCTGTCGTTCCTCGGCCTTGGCGCGCAGCCGCCGCTTGCCGAGTGGGGCTCGATGATCGCCCTCGACCGCAACCAGCTGTTCAACGCGCCATGGCTCATCCTGGCCCCCGGGATGGCGCTCACCATCAGCGTCCTTGGCTTCAACCTGTTTGGCGACGGCCTGCGCGACGCGCTCGACCCGCGCCTGAACCGATGA
- a CDS encoding ABC transporter substrate-binding protein — translation MRKVFPLFVVLGLVLAACQPTASESPAASEGAAESAAPFSAISYPEGGPADCDYGGEFSEIKAVDELTVEFTLCYPDPAFLSKIAFTAFAIADTADLENNMENHLILAAPNGTGPYALAQWQRGIQLVLDKNPDYWGENVGADQLVFRWTTESAARLLELQAGTVDGIDNPAPNDFDTIRNDANLQLIERDALNTFYVGFNENFEPFDDVRVRQALAMGIDRQRIVDQYYPPGSEAASHFTPCSIPLGCEGDEWYEFDVAGAQALLAEAGLTNGFSTVLNYRDVVRGYLPDPNVVAVDLQEQLKANLNIDITIEVQESGTFLDNATAGALSGLYLLGWGADYPDPTNFLDYHFNNDANHQFGDTFPAVTEPLTTAATTLDTEVRRASYVEANNAIRENVPMVPISHGASATAWLADVTGAHASPLGNESFAHVTPGDRAQMVWMQNAEPIALYCADETDGETLRLCEQVNEPLYQYEVGGVAPIPALAEECVGNADATSFTCNLRSGVTFHNGARFDANDVVLSYAVQWDMAHPLHIGRTGSFEYWAGLFAGFLNVPAEE, via the coding sequence ATGCGCAAAGTCTTCCCCCTGTTCGTAGTGCTCGGCCTGGTGCTGGCTGCCTGTCAGCCAACCGCATCGGAGTCGCCGGCGGCGAGCGAGGGTGCCGCCGAGAGCGCGGCGCCCTTCTCGGCGATTTCGTACCCCGAGGGCGGTCCGGCGGACTGCGACTACGGCGGCGAGTTCTCCGAGATCAAGGCCGTCGACGAGCTGACGGTCGAATTCACCCTGTGTTACCCAGACCCGGCCTTCCTGTCCAAGATCGCGTTCACCGCATTTGCGATCGCCGACACGGCCGATCTCGAGAACAACATGGAGAACCACCTGATCCTGGCCGCCCCGAATGGCACCGGGCCCTACGCCCTGGCCCAGTGGCAGCGCGGCATCCAGCTGGTCCTCGATAAGAATCCCGACTACTGGGGCGAGAACGTTGGCGCCGACCAGCTCGTCTTCCGCTGGACCACCGAGTCGGCCGCGCGCCTGCTCGAGCTGCAGGCGGGAACGGTGGACGGCATCGACAACCCCGCACCCAACGACTTTGACACGATTCGGAACGATGCCAATCTGCAGCTCATCGAGCGCGACGCGCTGAACACGTTCTACGTCGGCTTCAATGAGAACTTCGAGCCGTTCGACGATGTCCGCGTCCGCCAGGCGCTGGCGATGGGCATCGACCGGCAGCGCATCGTGGACCAGTATTACCCGCCGGGCTCGGAGGCCGCGTCGCACTTCACGCCGTGCTCCATTCCGCTCGGCTGTGAGGGTGATGAGTGGTACGAGTTCGACGTTGCAGGAGCCCAGGCGCTGCTGGCCGAGGCCGGCCTAACCAATGGCTTCTCGACGGTTCTGAACTACCGCGACGTGGTCCGGGGCTACCTGCCAGATCCAAACGTCGTGGCCGTGGACCTCCAGGAACAGCTCAAGGCAAACCTGAACATCGACATCACGATCGAGGTCCAGGAGTCGGGGACGTTCCTCGACAACGCGACGGCGGGTGCGCTGAGCGGGCTGTACCTGCTCGGCTGGGGCGCCGACTACCCCGATCCCACCAACTTCCTGGACTACCACTTCAACAACGACGCCAACCACCAGTTCGGGGACACGTTCCCGGCGGTGACCGAGCCGCTCACCACGGCCGCCACCACGCTGGACACGGAAGTGCGTCGCGCCTCTTACGTGGAGGCCAACAACGCCATCCGTGAGAACGTCCCCATGGTTCCCATCTCCCACGGAGCCTCGGCCACCGCCTGGCTGGCGGATGTCACCGGAGCCCATGCGTCGCCGCTCGGCAACGAGTCGTTCGCGCACGTCACGCCGGGCGACCGCGCCCAGATGGTCTGGATGCAGAACGCCGAGCCCATCGCGCTGTACTGCGCGGATGAGACGGACGGAGAGACCCTCCGCCTGTGCGAACAGGTGAATGAGCCGCTGTACCAGTACGAGGTCGGCGGCGTGGCCCCGATCCCGGCCCTGGCGGAGGAGTGCGTCGGCAACGCGGACGCGACTTCGTTCACCTGCAACCTGCGCTCCGGCGTGACGTTCCACAATGGCGCTCGCTTCGACGCCAACGACGTGGTCCTGTCGTACGCAGTGCAGTGGGACATGGCGCATCCACTCCATATCGGGCGCACCGGGTCGTTCGAGTACTGGGCCGGGTTGTTCGCCGGGTTCCTGAACGTTCCGGCGGAGGAGTAA
- a CDS encoding ABC transporter permease translates to MLQFIARRLLLTIPVLAGVIFVVFAIARLLPGDPCFVALGQRATVEACDAFRDRYGLDEPIPVQFGIFVGDLVSGDLGTSIAYGRPISEILVERMPVTIELTLFALTIATVVGIGLGVASAARRNSKVDVGTMMFANFGVSIPVFVLGLILIFFFAVVLKDTPLALPPSGRLSAGVIIVPLAEAWGMADLEGPLRVLVDFVGNMYLISTLITGQWGAFGDAVVHLILPAIALATIPLALIARMTRSSLLEVLGQDYIRTARAKGVIERRVVLRHALRNAILPVVTVIGLTLGALLSGAVLTETIFGLTGIGLTITQSILGRDYPVIQAVTLITAILYLTVNLAVDVSYAFLDPRIRLE, encoded by the coding sequence ATGCTCCAGTTCATCGCCCGCCGCCTGCTCCTGACCATTCCGGTCCTGGCCGGCGTCATCTTCGTGGTGTTCGCCATCGCGCGGCTGCTGCCGGGCGACCCGTGCTTCGTCGCCCTGGGGCAACGCGCCACGGTAGAGGCGTGCGACGCGTTCCGTGATCGGTACGGCCTCGACGAGCCGATCCCGGTCCAGTTCGGCATATTCGTCGGCGACCTGGTCTCGGGTGACCTGGGCACCTCGATCGCCTACGGGCGACCGATCTCCGAGATCCTGGTCGAGCGGATGCCAGTCACGATCGAGCTGACCCTGTTCGCGCTGACGATTGCGACCGTGGTGGGGATCGGTCTGGGGGTGGCCTCGGCGGCCCGTCGCAACTCGAAGGTCGACGTGGGGACCATGATGTTCGCCAACTTCGGGGTCTCGATCCCGGTCTTCGTGCTTGGCCTGATCCTGATCTTCTTCTTTGCGGTGGTCCTGAAGGACACGCCGCTCGCGCTGCCCCCCAGCGGGCGGCTGTCGGCGGGCGTGATCATCGTGCCCCTGGCCGAGGCCTGGGGCATGGCCGATCTCGAGGGTCCGCTGCGTGTCCTGGTCGACTTCGTCGGCAACATGTACCTCATCAGCACCCTCATCACTGGTCAATGGGGGGCCTTCGGCGATGCGGTGGTCCACCTCATCCTGCCCGCCATCGCGCTGGCCACCATCCCGCTGGCCCTCATCGCGCGCATGACCCGGTCCAGCCTGCTCGAGGTCCTCGGGCAGGACTACATCCGGACGGCCCGGGCCAAGGGGGTCATCGAGCGACGGGTGGTCCTGCGCCACGCGCTGCGGAACGCGATCCTGCCGGTCGTGACCGTGATCGGTCTGACCCTGGGCGCCCTGCTCAGCGGCGCAGTCCTGACCGAGACCATCTTCGGGCTGACCGGAATCGGCCTGACCATCACCCAGTCGATCCTCGGTCGGGACTACCCGGTCATCCAGGCCGTCACCCTGATCACGGCCATCCTCTACCTGACCGTGAACCTGGCGGTGGACGTGTCGTACGCGTTCCTTGATCCGCGGATCCGCCTCGAATGA
- a CDS encoding ABC transporter ATP-binding protein, producing the protein MLEVRNLSTQFFTGEGVVHAVDEVSFDVDYGETLGLVGESGCGKSVTALSLVRLVPDPPGQITDGQIIFDGIDILKLSPAEMRRLRGRKIGFIFQDPMTSLNPTLPIGFQISESARTHLGLSRNAAADRGVELLSKVGIPRARDRMGDYPHQFSGGMRQRVMIAIALACDPMLLLADEPTTALDVTIQAQILDLIRSLSAEFGTAVMLITHDLGIAAGMCHRVNVMYAGRIVETGVVDDVFEKARHPYAWGLLDSLPRLTDTRAARLRTIEGMPPDLINPGAECRFAPRCHYAQDRCRAEEPELTPRDGEGHQARCFGTEPGGWIP; encoded by the coding sequence CTGCTCGAGGTCCGGAACCTGTCGACCCAGTTCTTCACCGGCGAGGGGGTCGTCCACGCCGTGGACGAGGTCAGCTTCGACGTGGATTACGGCGAAACACTGGGGCTCGTCGGCGAGTCGGGTTGCGGGAAGAGCGTCACCGCGCTGTCCCTGGTTCGGCTCGTTCCCGACCCGCCGGGGCAGATTACCGATGGCCAGATCATCTTCGACGGCATCGACATCCTGAAGCTGTCACCCGCCGAGATGCGCCGCCTGCGCGGACGGAAGATCGGTTTCATCTTCCAGGACCCCATGACAAGCCTGAACCCGACCCTGCCCATCGGCTTCCAGATCTCCGAGTCGGCCCGCACCCACCTGGGCCTGTCGCGCAACGCCGCCGCGGATCGGGGGGTGGAGCTGCTGTCCAAGGTCGGCATCCCGCGCGCCCGCGATCGGATGGGCGACTACCCGCACCAGTTCTCGGGCGGGATGCGGCAGCGGGTCATGATCGCCATCGCCCTGGCATGCGATCCCATGCTGCTGCTGGCCGACGAGCCGACGACGGCCCTGGACGTGACCATCCAGGCTCAGATCCTGGACCTCATCCGCTCGCTCTCTGCCGAGTTCGGGACGGCCGTCATGCTGATCACTCACGACCTGGGCATCGCGGCCGGCATGTGCCACCGGGTCAACGTCATGTACGCAGGTCGGATCGTGGAGACCGGGGTGGTCGACGATGTCTTCGAGAAGGCGCGGCACCCGTACGCATGGGGCCTGCTGGACTCCCTCCCGCGGCTGACCGATACCCGAGCGGCGCGACTGCGCACGATCGAAGGCATGCCGCCCGACCTCATCAATCCGGGCGCGGAATGCCGGTTCGCCCCGCGCTGCCATTACGCCCAGGATCGCTGCCGGGCCGAGGAACCGGAGCTCACCCCGCGCGACGGTGAGGGCCATCAGGCCCGCTGCTTCGGGACCGAGCCGGGCGGATGGATCCCGTGA
- a CDS encoding ABC transporter permease, which translates to MTEQTGAIEAGLALERRKSTGLWGDAFRRLLRNRLAIVGGLFVIFLALTAAIGPMVTPFDYFEQHTQEVISNNNRPLTPMQEIEGGDHVHILGTDNLGRDMLSRLMDGARISMMVALVVQAVVLFIGIPVGAAAAWFGGRIDTFLMRITDVVYAYPDLLFIILLGVAFRETFFGKALDGLLLVFVAIGLTSWVTMARLVRGQLLSLKETEFVEAAKAIGVSDRRIVTRHLLPNALGPIIVAVTLGIPTAILAEATLAFIGIGVQAPRASWGSLVADGQAYLRSFPHMVLFPAIAIALALISFTFLGDGLRDALDPKLKGKQ; encoded by the coding sequence ATGACCGAGCAGACGGGCGCGATTGAAGCTGGTCTGGCGCTCGAGCGAAGGAAGAGCACCGGGCTGTGGGGGGACGCGTTCCGTCGGCTGCTCCGCAACCGCCTCGCAATCGTGGGCGGACTCTTCGTCATATTTCTCGCCCTGACCGCCGCAATTGGGCCGATGGTCACGCCGTTTGATTACTTCGAACAGCACACCCAGGAGGTCATCTCCAATAACAATCGGCCCCTGACGCCGATGCAGGAGATCGAAGGCGGCGACCACGTTCATATCCTCGGCACCGACAACCTCGGCCGAGACATGCTGAGCCGCCTGATGGACGGGGCGCGGATCAGCATGATGGTGGCCCTCGTGGTGCAGGCGGTGGTGCTCTTCATCGGAATCCCGGTCGGCGCGGCGGCAGCCTGGTTCGGCGGCCGCATCGACACCTTCCTGATGCGCATCACCGACGTCGTGTACGCGTACCCGGACCTGCTGTTCATCATCCTGCTGGGGGTCGCGTTCCGCGAGACGTTCTTCGGCAAAGCGCTGGACGGCCTGCTGCTTGTCTTCGTGGCGATTGGCCTCACCAGCTGGGTCACCATGGCTCGGCTGGTCCGCGGCCAACTGCTGAGCCTCAAGGAGACCGAGTTCGTCGAGGCCGCCAAGGCGATCGGCGTGTCCGACCGACGCATCGTGACCAGGCATCTGCTGCCGAATGCGCTCGGTCCGATCATCGTGGCCGTCACGTTGGGCATCCCCACCGCCATCCTGGCCGAGGCTACCCTGGCGTTCATCGGGATCGGGGTCCAGGCGCCTCGCGCCAGCTGGGGCAGCCTGGTGGCCGACGGACAGGCCTACCTCCGGTCCTTCCCGCACATGGTGCTCTTCCCGGCCATCGCCATCGCACTGGCCCTCATCAGCTTCACCTTCCTGGGGGACGGCCTCCGCGACGCGCTCGACCCCAAGCTGAAGGGGAAGCAGTAG
- a CDS encoding oligopeptide/dipeptide ABC transporter ATP-binding protein has protein sequence MTGSGDGNGAGPLVDVDHLKVYFPIYAGLLQRRAGDVRAVDDISFAISRGETFGLVGESGCGKSTTGRAVIRLRNPTAGTVNFDGRDLMSLSREELRLARRRMQIIFQDPYSSLNPRMTVSSIIGEPLDTHNLGSKSSRQDRVAELLQLVGLNPNYRNRYPHEFSGGQRQRIGVARALAVEPEFIVCDEPISALDVSIQAQVLNLLVELRERFGLTYLFIAHDLSVVRHISDRVGVMYLGKLVEVGPPDILYAGPGHPYTRALLSAVPIPDPKTERKRKRVILTGDVPSPVNPPPGCRFHTRCWLYESLGRPDVCRTEEPALLQVRPEHFAACHFAEDALKSDIGVAHLPETAEPAAPAAAAATA, from the coding sequence GTGACCGGCTCCGGAGACGGCAACGGGGCAGGGCCGCTGGTCGACGTCGACCATCTGAAGGTCTACTTCCCGATCTACGCCGGCCTGCTCCAGCGTCGCGCCGGGGACGTGCGCGCCGTGGACGACATCTCCTTCGCGATCAGCCGCGGCGAGACGTTCGGGCTGGTGGGGGAATCGGGATGTGGGAAGAGCACCACCGGGCGAGCGGTCATTCGACTCCGCAACCCGACCGCCGGCACTGTCAACTTCGACGGCCGCGACCTGATGAGCCTGTCCCGCGAGGAGCTGCGGCTCGCCCGTCGCCGGATGCAGATCATCTTCCAGGATCCATATTCGTCGCTGAACCCGCGGATGACGGTGTCGTCCATCATCGGCGAACCCCTGGACACCCATAACCTGGGCAGCAAGAGCTCGCGCCAGGACCGGGTGGCGGAGCTGCTGCAGCTGGTCGGGCTCAACCCGAACTACCGCAACCGCTATCCCCACGAGTTCTCCGGCGGCCAGCGCCAGCGGATCGGGGTTGCCCGCGCCCTGGCGGTCGAGCCGGAGTTCATCGTGTGCGACGAGCCGATCAGTGCGCTCGACGTCTCGATCCAGGCCCAGGTCCTCAACCTCCTGGTCGAGCTCCGGGAACGCTTCGGTCTGACCTACCTGTTCATTGCCCACGACCTGTCGGTGGTGCGCCACATCAGCGACCGGGTCGGCGTCATGTACCTGGGCAAGCTGGTGGAGGTAGGCCCGCCGGACATCCTGTACGCCGGTCCCGGGCACCCGTACACCCGCGCCCTGTTGTCCGCGGTCCCGATCCCCGATCCCAAGACCGAGCGCAAGCGCAAGCGGGTCATCCTCACCGGTGATGTGCCCTCCCCGGTCAATCCGCCGCCCGGATGCCGGTTCCACACCCGGTGCTGGTTGTATGAAAGCCTGGGGCGACCCGATGTGTGTCGAACCGAGGAGCCGGCGCTGCTCCAGGTCCGGCCCGAGCACTTTGCCGCGTGTCATTTCGCGGAGGACGCCCTGAAAAGCGACATCGGGGTGGCCCACCTGCCTGAGACGGCGGAGCCCGCGGCGCCCGCCGCGGCCGCCGCAACCGCGTAA
- a CDS encoding ABC transporter permease, with product MAVGKQTAERQGGVDVLAYVVRRMLWIIPVLFFVSVITFSLMHVVPGGPWSREKKLPEATVRLLNDKYGLDEPIVAQYLNWVGPLHIEDGSVACCGGILAGDLGPSYKYIDRSVNQIIGDGILTTMQLGLMAFLLSVVIGLPLGIIAALGHNRLPDYAATFISVLGISTPTFVSSMLLIVVFGVVLGWLPVNALKWDSDPTAWIMPIIALALFPIAQIARYTRASMLEVTRRDYVRTAHSKGIGQRTIVIVHMVRNALIPVVTILGPVLAFLITGSFIIEYIFSVPGIGREYVSSITQRDYGLIMALSMFYAVTIAVLNLVVDVLYAYIDPRIRYS from the coding sequence GTGGCCGTCGGGAAACAGACGGCAGAACGACAGGGAGGGGTAGACGTGCTCGCATACGTCGTCCGGCGGATGCTGTGGATCATCCCGGTCCTGTTCTTCGTGTCGGTCATCACCTTCTCTCTGATGCACGTCGTCCCGGGTGGCCCGTGGTCCCGCGAGAAGAAGCTTCCTGAGGCGACGGTCCGTCTCCTGAACGACAAGTACGGCCTGGATGAGCCGATCGTCGCCCAATACCTGAACTGGGTTGGTCCGCTCCACATCGAGGACGGCAGCGTGGCGTGCTGTGGCGGCATCCTGGCCGGCGACCTGGGTCCGTCGTACAAGTACATCGATCGGTCGGTCAACCAGATCATCGGGGATGGGATCCTGACCACGATGCAGCTCGGGCTCATGGCGTTCCTGCTGTCGGTGGTCATCGGCCTCCCGCTGGGCATCATCGCCGCCCTCGGGCACAACAGGCTGCCCGATTACGCGGCCACCTTCATCTCGGTGCTCGGCATCTCCACGCCAACCTTCGTGTCGTCGATGCTCCTCATCGTCGTCTTCGGCGTCGTCCTCGGCTGGCTGCCCGTCAACGCGTTGAAATGGGACTCTGACCCCACGGCCTGGATCATGCCCATCATTGCGCTCGCGCTGTTCCCGATCGCCCAGATCGCTCGCTACACGCGGGCGTCCATGCTCGAAGTGACCCGGCGTGACTACGTGCGCACCGCCCACAGCAAGGGTATCGGCCAGCGCACCATCGTCATCGTCCACATGGTGCGCAACGCACTGATCCCGGTCGTCACCATCCTGGGCCCCGTCCTCGCCTTCCTCATCACCGGCTCGTTCATCATCGAGTACATCTTCAGCGTGCCCGGCATCGGCCGCGAGTACGTCTCGAGCATCACCCAGCGCGACTACGGCCTGATCATGGCCCTGAGCATGTTCTACGCTGTCACCATCGCGGTACTGAACCTGGTCGTCGACGTCCTGTACGCCTACATCGACCCGCGGATCCGTTACAGCTAG
- a CDS encoding oligopeptide/dipeptide ABC transporter ATP-binding protein, whose amino-acid sequence MNGALVQVEHLSEFFPLRGGLLQRKVGDVKAVDDVSFEIQRGETLGLVGESGCGKTTVGRTLLRLIEPTGGRIVFDGTDITDLKGSDLKPYRRRMQIVFQDPYASLDPRSPIASAIGEGLRIHGIGNARERADKVARMMELVGLQPYHARRYPHEFSGGQRQRIGIARALVLEPDLLVCDEPVSALDVSIQAQVLNLLRDLQRRLSLTYLFIAHNMGVVEHISDRVAVMYLGALVEVAGSVDIYRVPVHPYTIALLSAVPVARPADRATRRRIILRGDVPSPVNPPSGCRFHTRCWLRTQLGNPDRCATERPELRTVGGGHQVACHYAEELLEPTNRQRRIAAAAAGSSGLASAEAADEAAPVPTEAPVG is encoded by the coding sequence ATGAACGGGGCGTTGGTCCAGGTCGAGCACCTGTCGGAGTTCTTCCCCCTGCGTGGCGGCCTCCTCCAGCGCAAGGTGGGGGACGTGAAGGCGGTCGACGACGTCAGCTTCGAGATTCAACGCGGCGAAACACTGGGCCTGGTGGGGGAGTCGGGCTGCGGCAAGACCACGGTGGGTCGGACCCTGCTGCGGCTGATCGAGCCCACCGGCGGTCGGATCGTGTTCGACGGAACGGACATCACCGACCTGAAGGGCAGCGACCTGAAACCGTACCGACGCCGGATGCAGATCGTGTTCCAGGACCCGTATGCGTCCCTCGACCCCCGGTCGCCTATCGCGAGCGCCATCGGGGAGGGGCTCCGCATCCACGGCATCGGGAACGCAAGAGAGCGGGCCGACAAGGTCGCCCGCATGATGGAGCTGGTTGGCCTCCAGCCCTACCACGCCCGGCGCTACCCGCACGAGTTCTCGGGCGGTCAGCGGCAGCGGATCGGGATCGCGCGGGCCCTGGTCCTGGAGCCGGACCTGCTGGTCTGTGACGAGCCGGTCAGCGCCCTGGACGTCAGCATCCAGGCCCAGGTCTTGAACCTGCTCCGCGACCTCCAGCGCCGCCTGAGCCTGACGTACCTGTTCATCGCCCACAACATGGGCGTGGTCGAGCACATCAGCGATCGGGTGGCGGTCATGTACCTCGGCGCCCTGGTCGAGGTCGCCGGCTCGGTGGACATCTATCGCGTGCCGGTCCATCCCTACACCATCGCGTTGCTGTCGGCGGTGCCGGTGGCCCGACCGGCGGATCGCGCCACGCGGCGGCGGATCATCCTGCGCGGGGACGTCCCGTCGCCGGTCAACCCCCCGTCGGGGTGCCGATTCCATACCCGCTGCTGGCTGCGGACCCAGCTCGGCAACCCCGATCGCTGCGCCACCGAGCGACCCGAGCTGCGGACCGTCGGCGGCGGCCATCAGGTCGCTTGCCACTACGCCGAGGAGCTGCTCGAACCGACCAACCGTCAGCGGCGGATCGCGGCCGCCGCCGCCGGGAGCTCGGGCCTGGCCTCGGCCGAGGCGGCCGACGAAGCGGCGCCCGTCCCGACCGAGGCGCCGGTCGGCTAG